Genomic window (Bradyrhizobium sp. 186):
GCCGCTCGTCCCGACCAGATTGTTGAAGGCGTCGTCGGAGCTCGCGCCGTAGCCCGCGTTGAAGCCGGCATAGAGTCCGGTCCAGGAATAGACCGGCTGCGGTGCCGTATAGGCAGGCGCCGCATAGCGCGGCGACAGGTCCGCAGCGCTGGCGCTGCCCGCGGCGAACGCCGCGGCAACTGGCAAGGCGCGCATCATGCGACGTAAGACGGCTCTGGCAGTCATGATTCTCAATCTCCCACTTGGCCGCGCCCGTCAGGCAGCAGCGCTTGTCCAACCCCGATCCGGGATGGCTTTATAAACCGACTAGGCGGTTTGTAAATGCCGGAAATGCCACAACTGAGGGCTTTCCTGGGTACGCCGCTCGATGTCGTGGTCAGGCATGGATGACAGCGCGTGCGATCGGCGTTTCGGCGGCCGCGCCGCGGCTATCGAGGCGCGTTGGCGGCTAATCGATCGCCATACGCGGGCGGCGGTGGCTGTCTTGCAGCTCCGGATAGCCGGTCAGCATCAGCGTGTCGGAGCGCACGCCCCAACTCTCCAGGCGATCGAGGAAGCTCATGCCAAGCAGGTTGGTCTTCATCTGTCCGCGCTGCACGACCAGTGCCGGCACCGATTTCTCGACGAGGTGGCCGACGGCGAGACGGGCGAGCGTGAGCCGGGCCGCCTTGGTGTGGCCGCCGGCGGTCTCGAGGTCGACGTCATATTCGAGCATATCGAGCGGCAACCCGATCGCTTTCGCGGTTTCCCAGGTCAACACCACCGAGGTCGCGCCGGTATCGATCACCATCGGCGCGGCAACGCCGTTGATCTTGGCGCGCAGCGCGAACTCGCCGCCCTGGCCGCGCTGAATCTGCACGGCGGGGGCGGGTGATGCAGCCTGCCCGCGGAACATGTGCGAGACCTTGTGACTCGCGCGCGCGATCTGGTCGGAATCGCCGTAGGCGACCACGGCACCCGCGGTGCCGGCCAGCATCATCAGAACGAGCAGGAAGCGGATCATCGCGCGCCTCCGAAGGCACGCGTGCCGGTCAAGCGCGCCGCGGCGATCCAGCCATCGGCTGCAATCCGGCGTTCGCCATTCGCGACGGCAGCAGTGCCATCACGGCGAGCCGTTCCGTGCTTTCCATCGCATGCCAACGCGCGATCTCCGGCAAGGTGCGGCCGCAGCCGAAGCACAGCTTGGTCCGGGGATCGATCATGCAGACGGCGACGCACGGTGTTTCTTTGCTCATTTGGGCATAGTGAGGGATCGTCGGGCATTTCTGCAAGCATCTGTTTAAGAGCCCGTGCCTGCGCTCATGATCGGCTTGTGGCGCGGCCGGCGCTTCTCGTCGGGCACAGCGGAATGCTCCGGTTGGAGCGGCGGGGCATCCTCCGACAGCGGCGCCAGCGCGCTCATCACGCGCTCCGGCGGGAAGGTGACGATCACCTCGGTGCCGATGCGCAGCTTCGATTTCAGCGTGAACGTGCCGCCATGCAGGTCGATCAGGTTTTTTGCGATGGGCAGGCCGAGGCCCGCGCCCTGTTCGGCCGACTTGATCGAGTTGGAGCCCTGGCCGAACGAGGCGAGCACGACCGGGATCTCTTCTTCGGGAATGCCGGAGCCTGTATCCCTTACCGAGAGATATTGTCCGCCCGACGCGGTCCAGCCGGCCTTGAGCCAGATCTCGCCGCCCTGCGGCGTGAACTTGATGGAGTTGGACAGCAGATTGAGCACGACCTGGCGGATCGCACGCTCGTCCGCCCAAAGGCGGGGCATGGCCTGCTCAAACACCTCGTGGATGGTGATGCCGCGGCTCGAGGCGCGCAGCTTCATCAGGTGATGACAGTCGGCGACGATGCCGACCAGCGACACTGCTTCCTCGTTGAGTTCGTAGCGGCCGGCCTCGATCCGCGACAGGTCGAGAATCTCGTTGATGAGGTTGAGCAGATGCACGCCGGAGTTATGGATGTCCCCGGAATACTCCTTGTAGACGGGCACGGCATGCGCGCCAAAAATCTCGCTCTTCATCACCTCGGAAAAGCCGAGGATGGCATTCAGCGGCGTGCGCAGCTCGTGGCTCATCTGCGCAAGGAAGCGCGACTTGGCGACATTGGCGGATTCGGCGCGGTGACGCGCCTCGTCGGAGATCGCCTTGGCCTGCTCGAGCTCGCCGATCAGCGCGTCCTTCTCGGCGCGCGCCTCCAGCGTGGCAAAGGTCGAGGAATGCAGCCGGTGCGCCAGCAGGATGAAATAGCCTTCGGCCGCGAGCGCCAGCGCTGCCAGGATGTAGTTGTCCAGCGACCCGCTCATCGCAAAGCTCAGCGCCATCGCGACCGCGACCGGCGCGGTGGCGGCAAGGGCTGCGATCGGCAAATTGGCCGCCAGCATGCTCGATACTGCGATCACCAGCAGCATCAGGAACATCATCAGCGTTTCCGTGACCATGTCGAGCACGGGATGGATCAGGATCGCCATCCAGCACAGGCCATAGAGCAGGTCGAGCACGACGAAGCGCGTCCGCCATGCGCGCGTCGCTGTCGGCGAGGACGTCTCGGTCAGGAACCGCCTGCAGCTGCGGGTCATCGCGACATGGATGCAGAGCATGCCGCAGGTCCAGGCCGCGGCCGGGATCGGCTGCATCCACAGCCCGAACAGCACGCCGGTCGCGACCACCAGCAGCATCACGACATAGGATGCCGACAATCTTGTCTGGGCATATTGACGGAGCAACTCGGCGTCGAAGGCCGGCCGGGTTCCGCTGGTCGACGTTAACTTGTCGCGCGCCTCGCGCACTCGCTGCGCCGCAGCCCGGCGACTGCTCGCCGATGGCGCGCTCACCGGCTCGGCCGGAAGCTGCACAACCTCGGGCTTTTCAGCGGGTTTACTCATCGAACAACAACAATTCCTGCCCGCGCGAGACGGGCCTTCTGCATTGTCTATCTCTGGCAAGAAATCCTTAAGAGCTGACTTAAGGAGCTAAAGAATTACGTTAACCGGGCGTTAATTTTGAACGCGCGCACGCCGGTCAGTGCAACGCCGCATGTTGTGCGACATAGACGACCGATCCGGCCAGATATCCCGCGAGCGCCGGAACTGCGATGCGGCGGGCGTACCAGAGGAACTCGATCCGCTCGAGCCCCATGGCGGCGACGCCGGCGGCCGAGCCGATGATCAGGATCGAGCCGCCGGTACCGGCGCAATAGGCGATGAACTCCCAGAGGAAGCTGTCGGGCGGGTAGTGCGCGAGGTCGTACATGCCCATGGTCGCAGCCACCAGCGGCACGTTGTCGATGACGGCGCTGAGGAGGCCGAGCACGACGACGATGACGTCTTGGCGGCCGATCGTAGCATCCAGCCCTTTGGCCAGCATCGCGAGCAGACCTGCATGTTCGAGGCAGGCGACCGCGAGCAAAATGCCGAGGAAGAACACGATCGAGCCCATGTCGATCCGCGTCAGCGCATTGGCGAGCGAGAGCGGATGGCGAACATGCTCGTCCTTGTGGCGATGAACGATCTCGCCGACCAGCCACACGATGCCAAGCCCGAGCAGGACGCCCATGAAGGGCGGCAGGTGCGTGACTGTCTTGAAGGCAGGTACCGCGATCAGCACGCCGAGCCCGAGATAGAACATCAGGTTGCGCTCAAACCGCTCGACGCTCAGTGACTCATTGCCCTTCGGTGGCGGCGCGATAGTCTTGCCCCTCAGCGAAATGCTGATGAACCCAAGTGGCACCAGCAAACTGACCAGTGAGGGCAGGAACACCGAGCCCATGATCTTCAAGGGCGTGATCTGCCCGCCGATCCACAGCATGGTCGTGGTGACGTCGCCGATCACGGTCCATGCGCCGCCCGCATTGGCGGCGATCACGATGACGGAAGCGAACAGCAGGCGGTCCTCGCGCCGGGCGATCAGCCGCTGCACCAGCGAGACCATGACGATGGTGGTCGTCAGATTATCGAGGATCGCGCTCAGGAAGAATGCCACGAAGCCGACCAGCCAAATGAGCCGGACCTGGCTCGTTGTGCTGATGCGCGAGGTGATGACCTCGAAGCCGTCATGGGCGTCGATCACCTCGACGATCGTCATCGCTCCGATCAGGAAGAAGACGATCTGCGCCGTCGAGGCGACGGATTCGTCGAGTTGACGGCCGACCAGCGCGTGGTCGCCCGTCGCGAGTGCGTAGACCGTCCAGAGCAGCCCCGCGCAAACGAGCGCGGTCGCGCTCTTGTTGACCCCGAGGGGATGTTCGAGCGCGATCGCAGCATAGGCGGCGACGAAGATTGCGGCGATCACGATCAGCAAGGCGGCTCCGGACAGTCGAGTGTCAGCGTGCAAGGCGCGCGAGCAGGCTCGACGTATCCCAGCGCTTGCCGCCCATCTTCTCGACCTCGGCGTAGAACTGGTCGACAAGCGCGGTCACCGGCAGGTTGGCGCCATTGCGGCGGGCCTCCGCGATGCAGATCGAGAGATCCTTGCGCATCCATTCGACCGCGAAGCCGAAATCGTATTTATCGTCGTTCATGGTCTTGTAGCGGTTCTCCATCTGCCAGGACTGCGCCGCGCCCTTGGAGATGGTGTCGATCACGGCGGCGACGTCGAGGCCGGATTTCTTGGCGAAATGGATGCCCTCGGAGAGACCCTGGACGAGGCCTGCGATGCAGATCTGGTTGACCATCTTGGTGAGCTGGCCCGAGCCGGCTGGTCCCAGCAGCTTGCACATCCGCGCATAGGCCGCGATGACCGGCTCGGCGCCGGCATAGGCATCCGCCGCACCGCCGCACATCACCGTCAGCGCGCCGTTCTCGGCGCCGGCCTGGCCGCCGGAAACCGGCGCGTCGATGAATTTGAAGCCGGTCTTGGTCGCGGCCGCATCGAGCTCACGCGCGACCTCGGCGGAGGCGGTGGTGTGGTCGACGAAGGTCGCACCCTTCTTCATGCCGGCAAACGCGCCGTCCGAGCCGATCGTAACCGCGCGCAGATCGTTGTCGTTGCCGACGCAGCACATCACGAAATCCTGGCCTTCGGCGGCGGCCTTCGGGGTCGCCGCGGTCTTGCCGCCGAACTTGTCCGCCCATTCCTTCGCCTTGGCCGCGGTGCGGTTGTAGACGGTGACCTCATGGCCCCCTTTTTTCACGAGGTGTCCGGCCATGGGGAAGCCCATCACGCCGAGACCGAGGAAAGCGACTTTAGCCATGTGTGGTACCTTGTCCGTAGTTTGGGTTTTACGGGTTCTTGCCGGGCGAGGGGCGCCAGCCGCGCGTCGTCAGGTTCCGCCGTGGAGGCGGATCGGGGCGCACCATAAACCCTTAGGCGGGGAGGGCAACGGCTTCGTTTGGCCGCCTCCTGTGCTAGGATCGCAGGACAAGGACTTCAAAAAAAGGGAGCGAA
Coding sequences:
- a CDS encoding DUF1289 domain-containing protein, encoding MSKETPCVAVCMIDPRTKLCFGCGRTLPEIARWHAMESTERLAVMALLPSRMANAGLQPMAGSPRRA
- a CDS encoding TIGR02281 family clan AA aspartic protease, with the translated sequence MIRFLLVLMMLAGTAGAVVAYGDSDQIARASHKVSHMFRGQAASPAPAVQIQRGQGGEFALRAKINGVAAPMVIDTGATSVVLTWETAKAIGLPLDMLEYDVDLETAGGHTKAARLTLARLAVGHLVEKSVPALVVQRGQMKTNLLGMSFLDRLESWGVRSDTLMLTGYPELQDSHRRPRMAID
- the nhaD gene encoding sodium:proton antiporter NhaD — encoded protein: MLIVIAAIFVAAYAAIALEHPLGVNKSATALVCAGLLWTVYALATGDHALVGRQLDESVASTAQIVFFLIGAMTIVEVIDAHDGFEVITSRISTTSQVRLIWLVGFVAFFLSAILDNLTTTIVMVSLVQRLIARREDRLLFASVIVIAANAGGAWTVIGDVTTTMLWIGGQITPLKIMGSVFLPSLVSLLVPLGFISISLRGKTIAPPPKGNESLSVERFERNLMFYLGLGVLIAVPAFKTVTHLPPFMGVLLGLGIVWLVGEIVHRHKDEHVRHPLSLANALTRIDMGSIVFFLGILLAVACLEHAGLLAMLAKGLDATIGRQDVIVVVLGLLSAVIDNVPLVAATMGMYDLAHYPPDSFLWEFIAYCAGTGGSILIIGSAAGVAAMGLERIEFLWYARRIAVPALAGYLAGSVVYVAQHAALH
- a CDS encoding HAMP domain-containing sensor histidine kinase → MSKPAEKPEVVQLPAEPVSAPSASSRRAAAQRVREARDKLTSTSGTRPAFDAELLRQYAQTRLSASYVVMLLVVATGVLFGLWMQPIPAAAWTCGMLCIHVAMTRSCRRFLTETSSPTATRAWRTRFVVLDLLYGLCWMAILIHPVLDMVTETLMMFLMLLVIAVSSMLAANLPIAALAATAPVAVAMALSFAMSGSLDNYILAALALAAEGYFILLAHRLHSSTFATLEARAEKDALIGELEQAKAISDEARHRAESANVAKSRFLAQMSHELRTPLNAILGFSEVMKSEIFGAHAVPVYKEYSGDIHNSGVHLLNLINEILDLSRIEAGRYELNEEAVSLVGIVADCHHLMKLRASSRGITIHEVFEQAMPRLWADERAIRQVVLNLLSNSIKFTPQGGEIWLKAGWTASGGQYLSVRDTGSGIPEEEIPVVLASFGQGSNSIKSAEQGAGLGLPIAKNLIDLHGGTFTLKSKLRIGTEVIVTFPPERVMSALAPLSEDAPPLQPEHSAVPDEKRRPRHKPIMSAGTGS
- a CDS encoding NAD(P)-dependent oxidoreductase codes for the protein MAKVAFLGLGVMGFPMAGHLVKKGGHEVTVYNRTAAKAKEWADKFGGKTAATPKAAAEGQDFVMCCVGNDNDLRAVTIGSDGAFAGMKKGATFVDHTTASAEVARELDAAATKTGFKFIDAPVSGGQAGAENGALTVMCGGAADAYAGAEPVIAAYARMCKLLGPAGSGQLTKMVNQICIAGLVQGLSEGIHFAKKSGLDVAAVIDTISKGAAQSWQMENRYKTMNDDKYDFGFAVEWMRKDLSICIAEARRNGANLPVTALVDQFYAEVEKMGGKRWDTSSLLARLAR